One region of Erwinia tracheiphila genomic DNA includes:
- a CDS encoding LysR family transcriptional regulator: MFVSSNLKCFIVLAREKSLKKASEILFVTSSPISRRIKLFEDELGYKLFSRSDHDFTLTKKGLELYEKIMPYYMKISEIEASFSQKNNSLSIKRSLMIGVENLNHFLFNILIKKRKKTESISYCSSDASRSLDSLLSGEVQAVISHREIDENGITAMEFYSEPVCYLQANSTERYKVSDMKKIPIIIPRNGFHEHYIKTAHMKILNACPNAQVVIVDDIDNYLFLIKSGDAIGLMSESMVLFYKNKNCFNSELNYTIEHSFPALKTYIYCLKECEKNLKMAMDSILSESEHGDAGCVRGN, from the coding sequence ATGTTTGTTTCATCTAACTTGAAATGCTTTATTGTTCTGGCGAGAGAAAAATCGCTCAAAAAAGCGTCCGAAATTCTTTTTGTTACTTCATCACCAATATCGAGAAGAATAAAACTCTTTGAAGATGAACTAGGATATAAACTTTTTTCGCGCTCCGACCATGATTTTACCCTCACCAAAAAAGGGCTGGAACTCTACGAAAAGATAATGCCTTACTACATGAAGATATCAGAAATCGAAGCCAGCTTTTCACAGAAAAATAACAGCCTGAGTATCAAACGAAGCCTGATGATCGGTGTTGAAAATCTTAATCATTTTCTGTTCAACATATTAATAAAGAAAAGAAAAAAAACAGAGTCCATTTCCTACTGTTCAAGCGATGCATCCCGCTCACTGGATTCACTGCTCTCTGGTGAGGTTCAGGCGGTGATATCGCACAGGGAAATTGATGAAAACGGTATCACAGCTATGGAATTCTACAGTGAACCGGTCTGTTATTTACAGGCAAACAGTACCGAGCGTTATAAGGTAAGTGATATGAAGAAAATACCTATTATCATCCCAAGAAACGGCTTTCACGAGCACTACATCAAAACAGCGCATATGAAGATCCTGAATGCCTGCCCGAATGCTCAGGTCGTTATTGTTGATGACATTGATAACTATCTCTTTCTGATTAAAAGTGGCGATGCGATAGGATTAATGAGTGAATCGATGGTTCTGTTTTATAAAAACAAAAATTGTTTTAATTCAGAGCTTAATTACACTATTGAACATTCTTTCCCAGCATTAAAAACCTATATCTACTGTCTGAAAGAGTGCGAAAAAAATCTTAAGATGGCGATGGACAGTATTCTCAGCGAAAGTGAGCACGGTGATGCCGGATGTGTAAGAGGAAATTAA